One genomic segment of Arcobacter porcinus includes these proteins:
- a CDS encoding aminotransferase class V-fold PLP-dependent enzyme: MYKKDFPFFSNSKTVYLDNGATTQKPQSVIDSTLKYYNEYCSNTHRSGFGDAARATIEFEKTREVLQKFINANKKEEIVFTSGVTQSINFIASSFAKKFKTVIISSLEHHANIVPWHMQNRTLGNGLEVVNCDSNLDFDYNHFENLLKANPNSFVSVAHVTNAFGVVYDIKRIVSLAHKYQSVVLIDGAQSLSSFKIDVQDIDCDFFAISAHKTFGPTGVGAIYIKEKFFDEVEPYITGGAVIHTVDFEKGTSFLPSPYKFEAGTQNIAGVIAFKEALTYIENIGYENINKRKDELLVYLDNELKKLPDIIFYNDIKNCSGSRSFNFKGIMHDDISILLDKMGIALRVGHHCAMPIMNKLNIKGTIRVSLAFYNDFEDIDKLIVALKRALSMLKD; the protein is encoded by the coding sequence ATGTATAAAAAAGATTTTCCATTCTTTAGTAACTCAAAAACAGTTTATTTAGATAATGGAGCAACAACTCAAAAACCACAAAGTGTAATTGATTCTACTTTAAAATATTATAATGAATATTGTTCAAATACTCATAGAAGTGGTTTTGGAGATGCAGCAAGAGCTACAATAGAGTTCGAAAAAACAAGAGAAGTTCTACAAAAGTTTATAAATGCAAATAAAAAAGAGGAGATAGTTTTTACAAGTGGTGTTACACAAAGTATAAATTTTATAGCTTCATCATTTGCAAAAAAATTTAAAACAGTAATAATCTCTAGCCTTGAACATCATGCAAATATTGTTCCTTGGCATATGCAAAATAGAACTTTGGGAAATGGTCTTGAAGTTGTAAATTGTGATTCTAATTTAGATTTTGATTACAATCATTTTGAAAATCTTTTAAAAGCAAATCCAAACTCTTTTGTAAGTGTTGCTCATGTTACAAATGCTTTTGGTGTAGTTTATGATATTAAAAGAATTGTATCTTTGGCTCATAAATACCAAAGTGTAGTTTTAATAGATGGAGCTCAAAGTTTAAGTAGTTTTAAAATAGATGTTCAAGATATAGATTGTGATTTTTTTGCAATTTCTGCACATAAAACTTTTGGTCCAACAGGAGTTGGAGCTATCTATATAAAAGAGAAGTTTTTTGATGAAGTAGAGCCTTATATTACAGGTGGTGCAGTTATTCATACAGTTGATTTTGAAAAAGGTACAAGTTTTTTACCAAGTCCATATAAATTTGAAGCAGGAACTCAAAATATTGCTGGAGTTATAGCTTTTAAAGAGGCTTTAACTTATATAGAAAATATTGGATATGAAAATATTAATAAAAGAAAAGATGAACTTTTAGTTTATTTAGATAATGAGTTAAAAAAACTTCCTGATATTATTTTTTATAATGATATAAAAAATTGTAGTGGAAGTAGAAGTTTTAATTTTAAAGGAATTATGCATGATGATATCTCTATTTTACTTGATAAAATGGGAATTGCTTTAAGAGTTGGTCATCATTGTGCAATGCCAATTATGAATAAATTAAATATAAAAGGGACTATTAGAGTTAGTTTGGCTTTTTACAACGATTTTGAAGATATTGACAAATTAATTGTAGCTTTAAAACGAGCTTTAAGTATGTTAAAGGATTAG
- a CDS encoding tRNA threonylcarbamoyladenosine dehydratase, with the protein MQYSRINMLFGEEALKKFQDTKIILFGVGGIGSFALDALYNSGITNITIVDFDTYEESNQNRQLGSHGNIGRIKVDVMKERYPNVTPICVRITPEWIDNFDFSSFDYILDAIDDVKPKVHLIKKHFTKVISTGGGAKRIDPLKITYGSIWDSYNDKFIKKVRDELKKQGFKKKFKVIYSTEVPLCIDKGSFEGVTASFGLMIASVTVQKIIRKLSLVKDIQS; encoded by the coding sequence ATGCAATATAGTAGAATTAATATGCTTTTTGGTGAAGAAGCATTAAAAAAATTCCAAGATACAAAAATAATTCTCTTTGGTGTTGGAGGAATAGGAAGCTTTGCACTTGATGCACTTTATAACTCTGGAATAACAAACATAACAATTGTTGATTTTGATACCTATGAAGAGTCAAATCAAAATAGACAATTAGGAAGCCATGGAAATATTGGAAGAATAAAAGTTGATGTTATGAAAGAGAGATATCCAAATGTTACTCCAATTTGTGTAAGAATAACTCCAGAATGGATAGATAATTTTGATTTCTCATCATTTGATTATATTTTAGATGCAATAGATGATGTAAAACCAAAAGTTCACTTAATAAAAAAACATTTTACAAAAGTTATAAGCACAGGTGGAGGAGCAAAAAGAATTGACCCTTTAAAAATAACTTATGGTTCAATTTGGGATAGTTATAATGATAAATTTATCAAAAAAGTAAGAGATGAATTAAAAAAACAAGGCTTCAAAAAGAAGTTCAAAGTAATATATTCAACAGAAGTTCCTCTTTGTATAGATAAAGGAAGTTTTGAAGGTGTAACAGCTAGTTTTGGTTTGATGATAGCCTCTGTTACAGTACAAAAGATTATAAGAAAATTAAGTTTAGTTAAAGATATTCAAAGTTAA
- a CDS encoding GGDEF domain-containing protein — protein sequence MLDIKEITKNTLEGLKNKRLAATPENYFLEFITQAKNSEESFKELEIFESSLYNLTKDEKNSLQKNSIFGMLKILSNRTSNDDLKKLIETFSDTLAPSINYDISYEVEDFIFYLLKNPKEALTKESLSQIKKFAKLRVEQDRLVLKDKTHDIIKLTSLMSRYYDKTLKDSTNQQEDIKRIKDDLVTLDISDSSKREILIVQKKLINSIEKMESSLLENNKILSTNIDKVKLLNRQIQDLEKELQMAKEEYLYDFLTNIYNRRAYDNEIKKMEKQYFLFNTNYAIIFFDIDHFKKINDKYGHSCGDEILKSFANIIKNLTRKEDVIARYGGEEFVALINFRDKVEISRYVKRVKNAFLNSTFVYKSSKINITFSAGVTFRNRYDSLEQAHEKADNLLYEAKRAGRNKVFFDDGNQL from the coding sequence ATGTTGGATATCAAAGAGATTACAAAGAATACTTTAGAAGGTTTAAAAAATAAAAGACTTGCAGCAACTCCTGAAAACTATTTTTTAGAGTTTATAACTCAAGCTAAAAATAGTGAAGAGAGTTTTAAAGAGTTAGAAATATTTGAAAGTAGTTTATATAATTTAACTAAAGATGAAAAAAATAGTCTGCAAAAAAACTCTATTTTTGGAATGTTAAAAATTCTATCAAATAGAACTTCAAATGATGATTTAAAAAAGCTTATTGAAACTTTTAGTGATACTTTAGCCCCTTCAATTAATTATGATATTAGTTATGAAGTTGAAGATTTCATTTTTTATTTATTAAAAAACCCTAAAGAAGCATTAACTAAAGAGTCTTTAAGTCAAATCAAAAAATTTGCAAAATTAAGAGTTGAACAAGATAGATTAGTTTTAAAAGACAAAACTCATGATATTATAAAACTTACATCATTGATGAGTAGATACTATGATAAAACTTTAAAAGATAGTACAAATCAGCAAGAAGATATTAAAAGAATCAAAGATGATTTAGTTACTTTAGATATATCTGATTCATCAAAAAGAGAGATTCTGATTGTTCAGAAAAAGCTTATTAATAGCATTGAGAAAATGGAAAGTTCTTTACTTGAAAATAATAAAATATTATCTACAAACATTGATAAAGTAAAACTTTTAAATAGGCAAATTCAAGACTTAGAAAAAGAGTTACAAATGGCTAAAGAAGAGTATTTATATGATTTTTTAACAAACATTTACAATAGAAGAGCCTATGATAATGAAATTAAAAAAATGGAAAAACAATATTTTTTATTTAATACTAACTATGCAATAATATTTTTCGATATTGATCATTTCAAAAAAATAAATGATAAATATGGTCACTCTTGTGGTGATGAGATTTTAAAATCTTTTGCAAATATTATAAAGAATCTTACAAGAAAAGAAGATGTAATAGCTCGTTATGGTGGAGAAGAGTTTGTTGCTTTAATAAACTTCAGAGATAAAGTTGAAATAAGTAGATATGTAAAAAGAGTTAAAAATGCTTTTTTAAATAGCACTTTTGTTTATAAAAGTAGCAAAATAAATATAACTTTCTCAGCAGGTGTTACTTTTAGAAACAGATATGATTCTTTAGAACAAGCTCATGAAAAAGCAGATAATCTTTTATATGAAGCAAAAAGAGCAGGAAGAAATAAAGTCTTTTTTGATGATGGAAATCAACTTTAA
- the argH gene encoding argininosuccinate lyase has protein sequence MKQSKQILKNTNAEILDEFNASIMFDKELYRQDIKGSIAHSKMLALQNIISNDEQLEIEKGLLQVLEEIEKGEFKFSLEFEDIHMAVESRLIEIIGDAGKRVHTARSRNDQVCTDFTLYVQEKSVSIKKQIKTLIETFVELANKHTDTLMPGMTHLQHAQPINFGFHMMAYANMFKRDFERFESSYERNNYSPLGSAALAGTPHNIDRFKTAELLGFSAPTQNAMDSVSNRDFALEILFNISTCMMHISRISEELILWSSYEFGFVKMSDMYATTSSIMPQKKNPDVPELLRGKTGRVYGNLISLLTVMKSLPLAYNKDTQEDKEGVFDSVSTIEISLSILNEVIKTMIINKERMFEACKIGHLTATDLADYLVLKQNIPFRTAYYITKEVVAFANSINKDISELNIDEIRKSSKDLENVNEDIVSYLNLENSMNSRNSFGGTSTKQTKLAIETFQNWLKNS, from the coding sequence ATGAAACAAAGTAAACAAATCTTAAAAAATACAAATGCAGAAATTTTAGATGAATTCAATGCTTCTATAATGTTTGATAAAGAGCTTTATAGACAAGATATAAAAGGTTCAATAGCACACTCAAAAATGTTAGCTTTACAAAATATTATATCAAATGATGAACAACTTGAGATAGAAAAAGGTCTTTTACAAGTATTAGAAGAGATAGAAAAAGGAGAGTTTAAATTTTCGCTTGAATTTGAAGATATTCATATGGCAGTTGAAAGTAGGTTGATTGAAATTATTGGTGATGCTGGAAAAAGAGTTCATACTGCAAGAAGTAGAAATGACCAAGTTTGTACAGATTTTACATTGTATGTACAAGAGAAGAGTGTAAGTATAAAAAAACAGATTAAAACTCTTATTGAAACTTTTGTTGAACTTGCAAATAAACATACAGATACTTTAATGCCTGGAATGACTCATTTACAACATGCACAACCAATAAATTTTGGTTTTCATATGATGGCATATGCAAATATGTTTAAAAGAGATTTTGAAAGATTTGAGTCTTCTTATGAAAGAAATAATTACTCTCCACTTGGAAGTGCAGCACTTGCAGGAACTCCACATAATATCGATAGATTTAAAACAGCAGAATTATTAGGTTTTTCTGCACCAACGCAAAATGCAATGGATTCAGTTTCAAATAGAGATTTTGCTTTAGAGATATTATTTAATATTTCAACTTGTATGATGCATATAAGTAGAATTTCAGAAGAGCTTATCTTATGGTCATCTTATGAATTTGGTTTTGTGAAAATGAGTGATATGTATGCAACTACTAGTTCAATAATGCCACAAAAGAAAAACCCTGATGTTCCTGAACTTTTAAGAGGGAAAACAGGAAGAGTATATGGAAATTTAATATCTTTATTAACAGTTATGAAATCTCTTCCACTTGCATATAATAAAGATACTCAAGAAGACAAAGAGGGAGTTTTTGATTCTGTTTCTACTATTGAAATATCATTGAGTATTTTAAATGAAGTAATCAAAACTATGATAATAAATAAAGAAAGAATGTTTGAAGCTTGTAAAATAGGGCATTTGACAGCAACAGATTTAGCTGATTATTTAGTTTTAAAACAAAATATTCCTTTTAGAACAGCTTATTATATTACAAAAGAGGTTGTGGCTTTTGCAAATAGTATAAATAAAGATATTAGTGAGTTAAATATAGATGAAATTAGAAAATCATCTAAAGATTTAGAAAATGTAAATGAAGATATAGTTTCATATTTAAATTTAGAAAACTCTATGAATAGTAGAAACTCTTTTGGAGGTACTTCTACAAAACAGACAAAACTAGCTATTGAAACTTTCCAAAATTGGTTGAAAAATAGTTAA
- a CDS encoding CBS domain-containing protein: MFAIYNNGTVGFRSTSDNLYDLKNIEQIEPVRFSPKEGFIHDYTEDQERKKQEFINSYKKMAQIDTLEPVYKIKDIMTEDVFHASLNTTVEDIYYFINDKGVSSIPITDFGKKIVGIIDKKVILNLIMKHIDDIESTLKKTMNDIYIPEVLTADPEADVRKVVQVMLDLRLDAVPIVDDNDILVGIVSKTDILKAVANLPKLQLWS, encoded by the coding sequence ATGTTTGCTATATATAATAATGGAACAGTTGGATTTAGAAGCACTAGCGATAATTTATATGATTTAAAAAATATTGAACAGATAGAACCTGTTAGATTTAGTCCAAAAGAGGGTTTTATTCATGATTATACAGAAGATCAAGAGAGAAAAAAGCAAGAATTTATAAACTCTTATAAAAAAATGGCACAAATTGATACTCTTGAACCTGTTTATAAAATCAAAGATATTATGACTGAAGATGTGTTTCATGCATCATTAAATACCACAGTTGAAGATATTTACTATTTTATAAATGATAAAGGAGTATCTTCAATACCTATTACAGATTTTGGTAAAAAAATAGTTGGAATTATTGACAAAAAAGTTATTTTAAATCTTATTATGAAACATATAGATGATATTGAATCAACTTTAAAAAAGACAATGAATGATATTTATATACCAGAAGTTTTAACAGCTGATCCAGAAGCAGATGTTAGAAAAGTTGTTCAAGTTATGTTGGATTTAAGATTAGATGCTGTTCCAATAGTTGATGATAATGATATATTAGTTGGAATAGTTTCAAAAACAGATATTTTAAAAGCAGTTGCAAATCTACCAAAATTGCAACTGTGGAGCTAA
- the sufB gene encoding Fe-S cluster assembly protein SufB, whose translation MSDNQQIHDIINTDYKLGFETLVQSDTFEKGLNENVIRAISAKKEEPEFLLEFRLKAYEKWLKMEEPEWTNLDYPKIDYQDYAYYSAPKKALNSLDEVDPEILKTYEKLGIPLEEQKMLAGVAVDAVFDSVSIKTTYQDELEKLGIIFCSISEAAHRFPDLVKTYLASVVPVTDNYFSALNSAVFTDGSFVYIPKNTRCPMELSTYFRINALNTGQFERTLIICDEGSYVSYNEGCSAPSRDDRQLHAAVVELVALENGHIKYSTIQNWYPGDDEGKGGILNFVTKRALCKGNNSKVSWTQVETGSSITWKYPSCVLQGDNSVGEFYSVAITSRAQQADTGTKMIHLGKNTKSTIISKGISAMKGINAYRGLVRVGKNADNARNISECDSLLIGHKCQAHTYPYHEIRNSSANIEHEATTSKISDEQLFYLNQRGIDEEDAIAMIVNGFCKEVLKELPMEFAAEAKELLSISLEGSVG comes from the coding sequence ATGAGTGATAACCAACAAATACATGACATTATAAACACTGATTACAAACTAGGCTTTGAAACATTAGTTCAAAGTGATACTTTTGAAAAAGGTTTAAATGAGAATGTAATAAGAGCTATTAGTGCAAAAAAAGAAGAACCAGAATTTTTATTAGAATTTAGACTAAAAGCTTATGAGAAATGGCTAAAAATGGAAGAGCCTGAATGGACAAATTTAGATTACCCAAAAATAGATTATCAAGATTATGCTTACTATTCAGCACCAAAAAAAGCACTTAATTCTTTAGATGAAGTTGATCCAGAGATATTAAAAACTTACGAAAAACTTGGAATTCCACTTGAAGAGCAAAAAATGCTTGCAGGTGTTGCAGTTGATGCTGTTTTTGATTCTGTTTCAATAAAAACAACATATCAAGATGAACTTGAAAAACTAGGTATTATATTTTGCTCAATTAGTGAAGCTGCTCACAGGTTTCCAGATCTTGTTAAAACATATTTAGCAAGTGTAGTTCCAGTAACAGACAACTATTTTTCTGCTTTAAATAGTGCAGTATTTACAGATGGAAGTTTTGTATATATTCCTAAAAATACAAGATGCCCAATGGAACTTTCTACTTACTTTAGAATAAATGCTTTAAATACAGGGCAATTTGAAAGAACTTTAATAATTTGTGATGAAGGTTCTTATGTATCATATAATGAAGGTTGTTCTGCTCCAAGTAGAGATGATAGACAACTTCATGCAGCAGTTGTAGAATTAGTTGCACTTGAAAATGGACATATAAAATATTCAACTATTCAAAACTGGTATCCAGGAGATGATGAAGGGAAAGGTGGAATCCTTAACTTTGTTACAAAAAGGGCTTTATGTAAAGGAAACAATTCAAAAGTATCTTGGACTCAAGTTGAAACAGGTTCAAGTATTACTTGGAAATATCCTTCATGTGTTTTACAAGGAGATAATAGTGTTGGAGAGTTTTACTCTGTTGCTATTACTTCAAGAGCTCAACAAGCTGATACAGGTACAAAGATGATTCACTTAGGTAAAAATACTAAATCTACAATTATCTCAAAAGGTATTTCTGCTATGAAAGGTATAAATGCATATAGAGGACTTGTAAGAGTTGGTAAAAATGCTGATAATGCAAGAAATATCTCTGAATGTGATTCACTTTTAATTGGTCATAAATGCCAAGCACATACTTATCCTTATCATGAGATAAGAAATAGTAGTGCAAATATTGAACATGAAGCAACAACTTCAAAAATTTCAGATGAACAACTATTTTATCTAAATCAAAGAGGAATAGATGAAGAAGATGCTATTGCTATGATTGTAAATGGTTTTTGTAAAGAGGTTTTAAAAGAGCTACCAATGGAGTTTGCAGCTGAAGCAAAAGAGTTGTTAAGTATCTCTTTAGAAGGAAGTGTTGGTTAA
- a CDS encoding NifU family protein: protein MKEYSKKIIERVDNPKHFGEISKIEAEALGCNLVVVDYEGNANDTIRVYFAITKDKNVFTAKFKSFSSGLIVALNDMMIELCIGKSIEKVSSMFKTDVEFALRDEPQIPALSIEELHNGFLNFVILKKVALKFNERNMEDFADDYIVCECARVNLKTIKDAIKEFNLKTIEEIGEKTKAGIFCKSCRNEGGLEEKEIYLSDILEQTLKEIEDEQAPSYMNSSFLEMTKEQKLELIEDVLDDDIRPMLIMDGGNMEILDLVESKPHYDLYIRYLGACSGCSAGSMGTLYAIESILQSKVDENLRVLPI from the coding sequence ATGAAAGAATATTCAAAAAAGATAATTGAAAGAGTAGATAATCCAAAACACTTTGGAGAGATTAGTAAAATAGAAGCTGAAGCTTTAGGCTGTAATTTAGTTGTGGTTGATTATGAAGGAAATGCAAATGATACTATTAGAGTCTATTTTGCAATAACAAAAGATAAAAATGTTTTTACAGCAAAATTTAAATCATTTTCAAGTGGTTTAATAGTCGCTTTAAATGATATGATGATAGAACTTTGTATTGGAAAAAGTATAGAAAAAGTTTCAAGTATGTTTAAAACAGATGTTGAATTTGCATTAAGAGATGAACCACAAATTCCAGCATTAAGTATTGAAGAGTTACATAATGGTTTTTTAAATTTTGTAATATTAAAAAAAGTTGCACTAAAGTTTAATGAAAGAAATATGGAAGATTTTGCTGATGATTATATTGTTTGTGAATGTGCAAGAGTAAATTTAAAAACAATTAAAGATGCAATAAAAGAGTTTAATCTCAAAACTATTGAAGAAATAGGTGAGAAGACAAAAGCTGGAATATTTTGTAAATCATGTAGAAATGAAGGTGGATTGGAAGAAAAAGAGATCTATTTAAGTGATATTTTAGAGCAAACTTTAAAAGAGATTGAAGATGAACAAGCCCCTTCATATATGAATAGTTCTTTCCTTGAAATGACAAAAGAACAAAAACTTGAGCTTATAGAAGATGTTTTAGATGATGATATACGACCTATGCTTATTATGGATGGTGGAAATATGGAGATCTTAGATTTGGTTGAATCAAAACCACACTACGATTTATATATTCGATATTTAGGAGCATGTAGTGGATGTAGTGCAGGAAGTATGGGAACATTGTATGCTATTGAATCAATTTTACAAAGTAAAGTAGATGAAAATTTAAGAGTATTACCAATTTAA
- the sufC gene encoding Fe-S cluster assembly ATPase SufC — translation MLLKIEDLKVSINNNEILKGLNLEINPGEVHVLMGVNGAGKSTLVKTLAAHYDCDVNGGKITFKGKDLLEMDAADRANEGIFMSFQSPVEVSGVNNSYFLRTAMNAKRAYEGKEELDAMQFLKLVKEETNKYDIDRKLLQRDLNDGFSGGEKKRNELIQLLMLNPDLIMLDEIDSGLDVDAIKIVANVINSMLDGKKSILMITHYDRLLELIKPDFVHILSNGKIAKTGDYNLALELDEKGFEALGINNADN, via the coding sequence ATGTTATTAAAAATTGAAGATTTAAAAGTAAGTATAAATAATAATGAGATTTTAAAAGGTTTAAACCTAGAGATAAACCCAGGTGAAGTTCATGTTTTAATGGGTGTAAATGGGGCTGGAAAATCAACTTTAGTTAAAACTTTAGCTGCACATTATGACTGTGATGTAAATGGTGGAAAAATTACATTTAAAGGTAAAGATTTATTAGAAATGGATGCAGCAGACAGAGCAAATGAGGGAATTTTTATGAGTTTCCAAAGTCCTGTTGAAGTTTCAGGAGTAAATAATAGCTACTTTTTAAGAACTGCTATGAATGCAAAAAGAGCTTACGAAGGAAAAGAAGAGCTTGATGCAATGCAATTTCTAAAACTTGTAAAAGAGGAGACAAATAAATATGATATTGATAGAAAACTTTTACAAAGAGATTTAAATGATGGTTTTAGTGGTGGAGAAAAAAAGAGAAATGAACTTATTCAACTTCTAATGCTAAATCCAGATTTAATTATGCTTGATGAGATTGATAGTGGTCTTGATGTTGATGCAATTAAAATTGTTGCAAATGTTATAAATTCTATGCTTGATGGGAAGAAATCAATTCTTATGATTACTCACTATGATAGACTTTTAGAACTTATAAAACCTGATTTTGTACATATTTTAAGTAATGGAAAGATTGCTAAAACAGGAGATTATAACTTAGCTTTAGAACTTGATGAGAAAGGGTTTGAAGCATTAGGAATAAACAATGCAGATAATTAA
- the greA gene encoding transcription elongation factor GreA produces the protein MDKEPMTLAGYNKVTAELDYLKNKERPETVIALDEARQLGDLKENAEYHSAKEKLKFIDVQIAKISNIISKAVIVNPEVLPHDRVSFGSTVSLIDVETDEEFTYTIVGGVESNVEKGFISFNSPLAKQLMGKVEGDEFTAKLPGGEKVFEVFAIFYKEIEI, from the coding sequence ATGGATAAAGAGCCAATGACACTAGCTGGTTATAACAAAGTAACAGCAGAGTTAGATTATTTAAAAAATAAAGAGAGACCAGAAACAGTAATTGCACTGGATGAAGCAAGGCAATTAGGGGATTTAAAAGAGAATGCTGAATATCATAGTGCAAAAGAGAAGTTAAAATTCATAGATGTTCAAATAGCTAAAATAAGCAATATTATATCAAAAGCAGTGATAGTAAATCCAGAAGTTCTTCCTCATGATAGAGTAAGTTTTGGATCAACAGTTTCTTTAATAGATGTAGAAACAGATGAAGAGTTTACTTATACAATAGTTGGAGGAGTTGAGTCAAATGTAGAGAAAGGTTTTATTTCTTTTAACTCTCCTTTAGCAAAACAACTTATGGGAAAAGTTGAAGGTGATGAGTTTACAGCTAAGCTTCCAGGTGGAGAAAAAGTATTTGAAGTTTTTGCAATATTTTATAAAGAGATAGAGATATAG
- a CDS encoding chemotaxis protein CheV codes for MSGIGGSVEQMTQGHLRNVQQLAVFYTGHNNIYAINIAKVKAFIITDEVKINDTPKETNVIAGIATIRGEPVTLINLDAWLGLKPFETHEYKLIIFCEFNHKKIGFLVKDMLDIVEKTTQELRHTEETNSKITYTTYVKVNNKEELCTVFNAEQLLRDIKWTDDGGRDIKKYVEGRINSSKKILAAEDSAVAREVLHKFFTQIEVDYEIYPNGGDLLDRIEEIDPSKIGMVLTDIEMPGTDGYQVASFIKGNSKYSHIPVIVNSSMTTDAVKGKMNRIGIDAFVGKTDINSLYTLTNKFLIR; via the coding sequence ATGAGCGGTATTGGTGGTAGTGTTGAACAAATGACACAAGGACATCTACGAAATGTTCAACAATTAGCAGTTTTTTACACTGGTCATAATAATATTTATGCAATAAATATAGCAAAAGTTAAAGCTTTTATAATTACAGATGAAGTAAAAATCAACGATACTCCAAAAGAAACAAATGTTATAGCAGGGATAGCAACAATTAGAGGAGAACCTGTAACTTTAATAAATCTTGATGCTTGGTTAGGGTTAAAACCTTTTGAGACGCATGAATATAAACTAATTATTTTTTGTGAATTCAATCATAAAAAAATAGGTTTTTTAGTTAAAGATATGCTAGATATTGTAGAAAAAACTACTCAAGAATTAAGACATACAGAAGAGACAAATAGCAAAATTACTTATACAACTTATGTAAAAGTTAATAATAAAGAAGAGCTTTGTACTGTTTTTAATGCTGAGCAACTTTTAAGAGATATCAAATGGACTGATGATGGTGGAAGAGATATTAAAAAATATGTAGAAGGTAGAATTAACTCTAGTAAAAAAATTCTTGCGGCTGAAGACTCAGCGGTTGCTAGAGAAGTTTTACATAAATTCTTCACTCAAATAGAAGTTGACTATGAGATATATCCAAATGGTGGTGATTTACTTGATAGAATTGAAGAGATAGATCCATCAAAAATTGGTATGGTATTAACAGATATTGAGATGCCAGGAACTGATGGTTATCAAGTAGCTTCTTTCATAAAAGGAAATTCTAAATATTCTCATATTCCAGTTATTGTAAACTCATCAATGACAACGGATGCTGTAAAAGGGAAAATGAATAGAATTGGAATAGATGCTTTTGTAGGGAAAACAGATATCAATAGTTTATATACTCTTACAAATAAGTTCTTAATTAGATAA
- a CDS encoding SufD family Fe-S cluster assembly protein produces MQIINLNNNLPHKKEEEFLKIDFSNLFDFDFKDKKILDLKTDSNISFLEQEDKENYESKLFSITNSLDKNQKVLKIEKDTNEPIVLVNSLKENSTLFSNNLLIEVKDGVKASIIEVFASSSKYSAIFANRVIKLGKNSSLEYVKNQDISSSNSLVFACKSVQDDKSNLEISNFELGDGFVVNSFENKIDSLNVNYELNGLNKLRDKANTSTLVRTTHNNENSRSNINYKNSLLDNSRAVVKIKSIVTQTGLYSKAFQNCNSILLSNDAVVFAQPFLEIFIDELEASHGTTTGTLDKDQLYYLQSRGIPKDEAYNILLEAFESSIKDNLKDEKLKEFVENYKKESFI; encoded by the coding sequence ATGCAGATAATTAATTTAAATAACAATTTACCACATAAAAAAGAAGAAGAATTTCTAAAAATCGATTTTTCAAATCTATTTGATTTTGATTTTAAAGATAAAAAGATTTTAGATTTAAAAACAGATTCAAATATCTCTTTTTTAGAGCAAGAAGATAAAGAAAACTATGAATCAAAGCTTTTTTCTATTACAAATAGTTTAGATAAAAATCAAAAAGTTTTAAAAATAGAAAAAGATACAAATGAACCAATTGTTTTAGTAAATAGTTTAAAAGAGAATTCAACTCTATTTTCAAACAATCTTTTAATTGAAGTAAAAGATGGAGTAAAAGCATCTATTATTGAAGTTTTTGCTTCTTCATCTAAATATTCAGCAATTTTTGCAAATAGAGTTATAAAACTTGGTAAAAACTCATCTTTGGAATATGTAAAGAATCAAGATATTTCAAGTTCAAACTCTTTAGTTTTTGCTTGTAAATCTGTTCAAGATGATAAATCAAATTTAGAGATTTCAAACTTTGAATTAGGTGATGGATTTGTTGTAAATAGCTTTGAAAACAAAATTGATTCTTTAAATGTAAACTATGAATTAAATGGTTTAAATAAACTAAGAGATAAAGCAAACACTTCAACTCTTGTAAGAACAACTCATAATAATGAAAATTCAAGAAGTAATATAAACTATAAAAACTCTTTACTTGACAATTCAAGAGCTGTTGTAAAAATAAAATCAATAGTTACACAAACAGGACTTTACTCAAAAGCTTTCCAAAATTGTAACTCAATTTTATTAAGTAATGATGCAGTTGTTTTTGCTCAACCATTTTTAGAAATATTTATTGATGAACTTGAAGCAAGTCATGGTACAACAACAGGAACTTTGGATAAAGATCAATTATATTATCTTCAATCAAGAGGAATACCAAAAGATGAAGCTTATAATATTTTACTTGAAGCATTTGAGAGTTCTATAAAAGATAATTTAAAAGATGAAAAACTAAAAGAGTTTGTAGAAAACTATAAAAAAGAGAGTTTTATATAG